A window from Flavobacterium sp. 83 encodes these proteins:
- a CDS encoding RsmB/NOP family class I SAM-dependent RNA methyltransferase, with translation MRLHRNLVYTTIDALNAIFNEGEYADKVVARSLKKDKRWGSSDRKFVAETIYEIVRWKRLYAEIAEVKEPFDRDNLWRMFSVWAVLRGYPIPDWRQLEGTPERKIKGRFDELSKVRALKESIPDWMDELGVKELGEKVWATEITAQNQPAKVILRVNTLKTTREALRAILMDLNIETETLKNQPDALVLKERANVFLTDAFKQGFFEVQDANSQLVAAFLDVKPGMRVVDTCAGAGGKTLHIASLMENKGQLIAMDLYESKLKQLKIRAKRDGAFNIEYRIIDSTKIIKKLHEKADRVLIDAPCSGLGVLKRNPDAKWKLKPEFIDNIRKVQSEVLESYSKIVKPGGKLVYATCSILPSENQEQVKRFLTTDIGKQFNFIKDQKILASESGFDGFYMALLERKENSEQKEKRVQKEIE, from the coding sequence ATGAGATTACACAGAAATTTAGTTTATACTACCATCGATGCTTTGAACGCCATATTTAATGAAGGCGAATATGCTGATAAAGTGGTAGCAAGATCCTTAAAAAAAGACAAACGTTGGGGAAGCTCTGACAGAAAATTTGTTGCAGAAACCATCTACGAAATTGTTCGTTGGAAAAGATTATATGCAGAAATAGCCGAAGTAAAAGAACCTTTCGACAGAGACAATCTTTGGAGAATGTTTTCGGTATGGGCAGTTTTAAGAGGCTACCCTATTCCTGACTGGCGTCAGCTGGAAGGAACTCCTGAAAGAAAAATTAAAGGACGTTTTGACGAACTATCCAAAGTAAGAGCTTTGAAAGAATCTATTCCGGACTGGATGGATGAATTAGGAGTTAAAGAATTAGGAGAGAAAGTTTGGGCAACTGAAATAACGGCTCAAAACCAACCTGCTAAGGTAATCCTAAGAGTAAACACACTTAAGACAACTAGAGAAGCACTACGTGCTATTTTGATGGATTTAAACATCGAAACAGAAACATTGAAAAATCAACCTGATGCTTTAGTGCTAAAAGAAAGAGCCAATGTTTTCTTGACTGATGCTTTCAAACAAGGTTTCTTTGAAGTACAAGATGCCAATTCACAATTAGTAGCAGCGTTCCTTGATGTAAAACCTGGAATGCGTGTTGTTGATACATGCGCTGGTGCAGGAGGAAAAACATTGCATATTGCTTCTTTGATGGAAAATAAAGGACAATTAATCGCTATGGATTTGTATGAAAGCAAATTGAAGCAATTAAAAATCAGAGCCAAAAGAGACGGTGCTTTTAATATTGAATACCGCATCATTGATTCTACAAAAATCATCAAAAAACTACACGAAAAAGCAGACCGTGTTTTAATTGACGCACCGTGTAGTGGTTTAGGAGTACTGAAAAGAAATCCGGATGCTAAATGGAAATTAAAACCGGAATTTATTGATAACATCCGCAAAGTACAATCGGAAGTTTTAGAAAGCTATTCTAAAATTGTAAAACCGGGGGGGAAATTAGTATACGCCACTTGTTCTATATTACCTTCAGAAAACCAAGAACAGGTAAAACGCTTTTTAACAACTGACATTGGAAAACAATTCAACTTCATAAAAGACCAAAAAATATTGGCTTCCGAATCTGGTTTTGACGGATTCTACATGGCGTTGTTAGAGCGTAAAGAGAACTCAGAACAGAAAGAAAAAAGAGTACAGAAAGAAATAGAATAG